The proteins below come from a single Miscanthus floridulus cultivar M001 chromosome 1, ASM1932011v1, whole genome shotgun sequence genomic window:
- the LOC136454443 gene encoding BEL1-like homeodomain protein 4, with protein sequence MGIAAPPYQQTTTYASQPTKSSAAISASARAATATSMSHSQGFHQGSSGVYGYSSDGFDRPDSSHHQDHQQQQQHEHVAQQSRRDKLRVQGFDPAAAAGHGLLPLDGDEHGGPGSMYEHAAAAAGASNMLSEMFNFPAPPSGPSATELLASQMSANYRFGLRQQQAGPGGVAGLSGGDGGWFGAGAAGRAGLVLGGASMGSLGETSSPKQQQAGSMAGLATDPAAAMQLFLMNPQQQQQQSRSSPTSPPPSDVQQHHEAFQAFSAAGAPFGGAGTGIVEGQGLSLSLSPSLQQLEMPEELRVRNGVLYFNRQQQQQGGPSLQQQQVPMALHGQVGALGQQMHVGYGPAGVAGVLRNSKYTRAAQELLEEFCSVGRGQIKGGARGGLGASASNPNASNKGASSSGAAQSPSSASKEPPQLSPADRFEHQRKKAKLISMLDEVDRRYNHYCDQMQMVVNFFDSVMGFGAATPYTALAQKAMSRHFRCLKDAIAAQLRSTCELLGEKDAGTSSGITKGETPRLRAIDQSLRQQRAFHHMGMMEQEAWRPQRGLPERSVNILRSWLFEHFLHPYPSDADKHLLARQTGLSRNQVSNWFINARVRLWKPMIEEMYQQECRELEGSSAGGGGGPESGNDPSGADGSHSPTTTGGALLPQQQQQHGTVPVGVMMPHKPDPGAAGPSAADAAFVGIDPVELLGGDAHVGGGADDLYGRFEPGVRVRYGPAAAAGAAAGDVSLTLGLQHAGAGNAGPDGTGRFSLRDYSGC encoded by the exons ATGGGCATAGCGGCGCCACCGTACCAGCAGACCACCACGTACGCCAGCCAACCCACCAAGAGCAGCGCAGCGATCTCCGCCTCCGCCCGGGCGGCTACCGCGACTTCTATGTCCCACTCCCAGGGATTCCACCAGGGCAGCAGCGGAGTCTACGGCTACTCCTCCGATGGCTTCGACCGCCCGGACTCCAGCCACCACCAGgaccatcagcagcagcagcagcacgagcACGTGGCGCAGCAGAGCCGCCGCGACAAGCTGAGGGTGCAGGGCTTCGACCCAGCCGCGGCCGCCGGGCACGGCCTGCTCCCTCTCGACGGCGACGAGCATGGCGGCCCCGGGTCCATGTACGAgcacgcggcggcggccgccggggCCTCCAACATGCTCTCCGAGATGTTCAACTTCCCCGCGCCGCCGTCGGGGCCCTCCGCCACCGAGCTGCTGGCCAGCCAGATGAGCGCCAACTACCGCTTCGGGCTACGGCAGCAGCAGGCCGGGCCCGGAGGGGTGGCCGGCTTgtccggcggcgacggcggttgGTTCGGGGCCGGCGCGGCGGGTCGTGCTGGCTTGGTCCTCGGTGGGGCCAGCATGGGCTCGTTAGGTGAAACGTCGTCCCCGAAGCAGCAGCAAGCAGGCAGCATGGCTGGCCTGGCCACCGACCCGGCCGCTGCGATGCAGCTCTTCCTGATGaacccacagcagcagcagcagcagtctaGATCGTCGCCGACGTCGCCGCCCCCGTCGGACGTGCAGCAGCACCACGAGGCGTTCCAGGCTTTCAGCGCCGCCGGGGCCCCGTTCGGCGGCGCCGGGACCGGCATCGTCGAAGGGCAGGGGCTGTCCCTGTCGCTGTCGCCGTCGCTGCAGCAGCTGGAGATGCCCGAGGAGCTGAGGGTCCGGAACGGCGTGCTCTACTTCAACCGTCAGCAGCAACAGCAGGGTGGCCCGtcgttgcagcagcagcaggtgccGATGGCATTGCACGGCCAGGTCGGTGCGCTGGGGCAGCAGATGCACGTCGGCTACGGCCCGGCCGGCGTCGCGGGCGTGCTGCGCAACTCCAAGTACACCCGCGCGGCGCAGGAGCTCCTCGAGGAGTTCTGCAGCGTCGGGCGCGGGCAGATCAAGGGCGGCGCGCGGGGCGGGCTAGGGGCCTCGGCGTCCAACCCTAACGCCAGCAATAAGGGCGCCTCCAGCTCCGGCGCCGCGCAGTCTCCGTCGTCCGCGTCCAAGGAGCCCCCTCAACTGTCCCCCGCCGACCGGTTCGAGCACCAGCGCAAGAAGGCCAAGCTCATCTCCATGCTTGACGAG GTGGACCGTCGGTACAACCACTACTGCGACCAGATGCAGATGGTGGTGAACTTCTTCGACTCGGTGATGGGGTTCGGCGCGGCGACGCCGTACACGGCGCTGGCGCAGAAGGCCATGTCGCGGCACTTCCGGTGCCTTAAGGACGCCATCGCGGCGCAGCTGCGGAGCACGTGCGAGCTGCTGGGGGAGAAGGACGCCGGCACCAGCTCCGGGATCACCAAGGGCGAGACCCCGCGGCTGCGCGCCATCGACCAGAGCCTCCGGCAGCAGCGCGCCTTCCACCACATGGGGATGATGGAGCAGGAGGCCTGGAGGCCCCAGCGCGGCCTCCCCGAGCGCTCCGTCAACATCCTCCGCTCCTGGCTCTTCGAGCACTTCCTCCACCC GTACCCGAGCGACGCCGATAAGCACCTGTTGGCGAGGCAGACCGGGCTGTCCAGGAACCAG GTCTCCAACTGGTTCATCAACGCCCGTGTCCGGCTATGGAAGCCCATGATCGAGGAGATGTATCAGCAGGAGTGCAGGGAGCTCGAGGGCTCCTCGGCAGGCGGCGGGGGCGGCCCCGAGTCCGGCAACGACCCCTCCGGCGCCGACGGCTCGCACTCTCCGACCACCACCGGCGGAGCGCTGCTCCCGCAACAGCAACAGCAGCACGGCACGGTGCCCGTCGGGGTGATGATGCCCCACAAGCCCGACCCGGGCGCCGCGGGTCCCTCGGCTGCGGACGCGGCGTTCGTCGGGATCGACCCGGTGGAGCTCCTCGGCGGCGACGCGCACGTGGGCGGTGGCGCGGACGACTTGTACGGGCGGTTCGAGCCCGGGGTGAGGGTGCGGTACGGGCCCGCTGCGGCTGCAGGCGCGGCCGCCGGCGACGTGTCGCTGACGCTGGGCCTGCAGCACGCCGGCGCCGGCAACGCCGGGCCCGACGGCACCGGGCGGTTCTCCTTGAGAGACTACAGCGGTTGTTGA